Proteins encoded together in one Accipiter gentilis chromosome 16, bAccGen1.1, whole genome shotgun sequence window:
- the LOC126046686 gene encoding glutathione S-transferase 3-like: MAGKPKLYYFDGRGKMESIRWLLAAAGVEFEEEFLETREQYEKLLQGGSLLFQQVPMVEMDGMKMVQTRAILSYIAAKYNLYGKDLMERALIDMYVGGTDDLMGFILIFPFLSAEDKEKQHAVIVQKATSRYFPAYEKVLKDHGQDFLVGNSFSWADVHLLEAILMVEEKKSDVLLGFPQLQAFKARISSIPTIKKFLEPGSQRKPVPDDKYVETVRRVLHMYHDKNAN, translated from the exons ATGGCCGGAAAACCAAAACTTTACTACTTTGATGGAAGAGGCAAGATGGAGTCAATTCGCTGGTTGTTAGCTGCAGCGGGGGTCGAG TTTGAAGAAGAGTTTTTGGAAACTCGAGAGCAGTATGAGAAGCTCCTGCAAG GTGGATCCCTGCTGTTTCAGCAAGTGCCCATGGTGGAGATGGATGGGATGAAGATGGTGCAGACTAGAGCCATCCTCAGCTACATAGCAGCAAAGTACAACCTCTACGGGAAGGACCTGATGGAGAGAGCCCT gaTTGATATGTATGTTGGAGGAACTGATGACCTTATGGGCTTCATTTTAATATTCCCATTCTTGTCGGCTGAGGATAAAGAGAAACAACATGCTGTTATAGTCCAAAAGGCAACAAGCAGGTATTTCCCAGCATATGAAAAG GTTTTGAAAGACCATGGGCAGGACTTTCTTGTTGGCAACAGTTTTAGCTGGGCAGATGTTCATCTTCTTGAAGCCATTTTAATGGTAGAAGAGAAGAAGTCAGATGTGCTCTTAGGTTTTCCTCAGTTACAG GCATTTAAAGCAAGGATAAGCAGCATCCCCACAATCAAGAAATTTCTAGAGCCAGGAAGCCAGAGAAAACCTGTTCCTGATGATAAATACGTGGAGACGGTGAGGAGAGTTCTCCACATGTATCATGACAAGAACGCAAATTAG